The Methylomonas montana DNA window GGCCAGTTGTACCGGGTTGGCTTGCTCGGCAAACTCGGCAGAGGCGTTGATAAACGGGCAGCCGCGAAATTCCGGGCTGGACAGCAATTCATCGAACACGGCGAATACCGCCAGCAATTTTTGCCGCGGCTGGTCGGCGCGAGCCTCGACGCCGGTGAGGATGCGGGTCATTATTGCTTCCCGGCTTTTGCGCAGGTGGGCCAGCACGAGATCGTCTTTCGACGGAAAGTATTTGTATAGGCTCATCTTGGTGGTGCCTGCGGCCTTGACGATGGCGTCGACGCCGGTGGCTTTGATGCCCTGGCTGTAAAACAGCCCGGAAGCGGTTTGCAGAATGTGGTCTTGGAGATTGCGAGCCATAATTTGGAAGAGCCGAAAAATAATTTGCAACTATACAGACCGGTATGTATTATTTCAACAGACTGACCGGTCTGTTCGGCTGCAGTCGTTGTTCAACTACAGGAGGCAATTCGATGATTACTTTATACGGTGTTGCGATCAGCAACTATTACAACAAGATCAAATGGGCGTTGATGGAGAAGGAAATCGCTTTCATTGAAGAATTGGTGGTACCTAGTCAAAACGAGGCGGTTTTGAAGCGTTCACCGTTGGGGAAAGTGCCTTTTATCAAAACCAACGAAGGCTATTTGTCGGAATCGCAAGCGATATTGGAGTATTTGGAAGACGCATTTCCGGAAAACCCGTTGTATCCGGCCGACCCATTCGAACGCGGTAAATGTCGGGAATTCATTCAACATATCGAACTCAATGTCGAGCTGATCGCCCGCCGCTTATACTCGGAAGCGCTTTTCGGCGGCAGTGTATTGCAGGAAACCAAAGACGAAGTCAGGCAAAAAGTCGAGGCCGGTCTGACCGGCTTAGCCAAATTGATGAAGCTGTCGCCCTATGCCTTGGGCAGCCAATTCAGCGCCGCCGATGTCGTGGCTTGGCCGCATCTGCAATTGGTCGGCTTCGCGACCCAGAAAATTTACGGCCAAAATCTGGTCGTGGAACACATACCTGGAATAGAGGCATATATTGCCCTGATCGAAAGCCGGCCTTACGCCAAACAAGTAGGCAACGACCGGGCGGCTGCCTTGGCGGCGTTTTTTGCAAAAAAGTAAACTGGCGTGGTTCGGGGGTTAGGCGGTTTTTGAGTTGCCAAACGCCCGGCTAGGATCTCGAGAGCAGGGACTACGATTGCTCTCGATTTCCGTCTTTGAGCTTATTGCATCGCTAGCGGGGCAATTTATCAATCTCTGAAAAGTGGCGCCCAGGTAAATAGCGTCGATGCGATCGAACCAGTCAAAAAACTGGCCTTGGCCCATCTTGGTTTCGCTTATGATTTTGGTTTTGAAACCCACAAAAGCTTTAGTTGTACCGAATTTATCTACTTCATTTACCGTTGCGTTTGCCCTTTTGTCGACATCCAGTTGGTAGAGAAAAGTATCCTGTTTTTGACACGCAAGGTATTGCGGCCGGATGACTTCTTAGCACGGGTTTACAACAGATTTTTATCCAAAAATGAGCGGGGGCCTATCAATATGGAGAATGTAAGCTTTGCAATAGGTGGCTTGCAAAGTCATCATGCGGCGGGCGGAAAAAGTCTGGAGAGTGCAGGCGGGCCTGTGAGGACACCGGCCTGCACCATTTCAAGCCTTAAGCTTCGTAATTGGCGCTGGCGAATTCCCAGTTAACCAATGCCCAGAAAGCTTCCAGGTATTTGGGGCGCAGATTGCGGAAGTCGATGTAATACGCGTGTTCCCAGACATCGCAAGTCAAAATGGGAGTTTGACCGGCGGTCAATGGGCAACCAGCATTGCTGGTGCTGACCAGTTCCAGGCCGCCTTTATCATTTTTAACCAGCCATGCCCAGCCTGAGCCGAAAGTGGTGACTGCGGTTTTGGTGAATTCTTCCTTGAATTTTTCGAAAGAGCCGAAAGTTCTTTCGATAGCGTTAGCCAAGCCGCCGGTCGGTTCGCCGCCGCCGTTAGGTGACAAGCTGTTCCAGTAAAATGTATGGTTCCAGACTTGTGCCGCGTTGTTGAAAATACCGCCGGAAGATTTTTTGACGATCTCTTCCAGAGACAGGCTTTCAAACTCGGTGCCAGGGACCAGATTGTTCAGGTTGGTGACATAGGTTTGGTGATGTTTGCCGTAGTGGTACTCGAGTGTTTCCTCGGAAATGTGAGGTGCCAATGCGTCTTTTGCGTACGGTAATGCGGGTAATTCAAAACTCATCTTCATTCTCCAGATTGATTGAACAGCAGCAGCTATTAGGGATGGACTAACGGCCCAAACCTAATTACCCAGCATTATAATAAAGAATTATTCCATAACACTAACTAATCTAAGGAAAACAGCCATGGCGCTTGAAGTTGAACATAAATTTTTGCTGACCAGCGGCGATTGGCGCGCCGAAATCGATCATTCCGTGCATTACAAGCAGGGTTATCTCAGTAGCAGCCCGCTCAGTTCGATTCGGGTGCGGATATCCGACAGCCATGCCTGGCTCAACATCAAAAGCGCGACTATCGGTACCCATAGGCAGGAATTCGAATACGAAATCCCGTTGGCGGACGCCAATAGCATTCTCGACGATCTGTGCCACAAACCCTTGATCGAGAAGATGCGGCATTTTGTTTATCGCGGCCAGCACGTCTGGGAAATCGACGAATTCATGGGTGACAACCAGGGTTTGATCGTCGCCGAAATCGAATTATCGGAAGTCGGCGAGTCCTTCGCCAAACCGGCTTGGCTGGGCGCTGAAGTTACGGAAGACTTGCGCTATTACAACAATAATCTGTGCAAATATCCGTTTAAGGATTGGAAAGACAGTTAAGGCTGACCCACTAATAACGCTAAAGCCTTCCGTTTTGTTTTCTTTTGGTGCATTTTGTTGCAAAAGTTACACAGCGTGTGCGTTGAATAACAACGAAATTACAAATATTCGTCGTCAATAGGTTGAAGCGGCAACAAATTTGACCCAACTTTTAGGTCAGTAATAAAGCTATAAAACAATAATTTACAGTACATATTGAAATGTAGGCTGCAATGCTCTATATTTCGTGTATGAGTAAAGCCACTATTGTTGTTTTTTTGATACTATTTTCCGCGCCGCTGTTCGCATCGGAGCTGACTAAGGCTATCGCCGATCTGGAGAGCGATTGGGCTAGCGCGTATTATCAAAGCGACGAAACCCGGCAAAGACAGACTTATCCGCTGTTGCTGGAAAAAGCCGCCGAATTGACCGAGCGCTATCCCAATGCCGCCGAACCGAAAATCTGGCAAGCCACCATTATCGCCACCAATGCCGCGTTTCAATCGTCATTGAGCGCCCTATCGAGCCTGGAAGCGGCCAAGGCCTTGCTGGAAGCCGCCATTGCCCAAAATCCTAGCGCATTGGATGGTGCCGCGTATGTGACGCTGGGTACGCTGTATTACATGGTGCCGGGTTGGCCGGTGTCGTTTGGCGATAATCAACTGGCCGAACAAATGTTGAAAGCCAGCCTGAAAATCAATCCCAACGGTATCGATGCTAACTACTTCTATGCCGACTACTTGCTACAACAAGACCGTAGTGCCGAAGCCGAGGAATATTTGCACAAAGCCATTCAGGCGCCGCTGCGTAAGCAGCAAGTGTTCGCCGACAGCCAATTGCAAAACGAAGCCAGACTGGCATTGGCCAATACCCAGCAACGCAAATCCAACGCCGGCAAAAACAAATTTCAATCGCTGTTCACTTCCGCAACAGCCGACTAAATCTGGCTGGCATAATGGCCTTTCGATGTAGAATATCGCTACTTCACAATAGGCCGTTTGGCGTTTATGAAAAAAACCATTTTTGGGCTGACAACGGTCTTTTTTCTACTGTTTAGTGCAGTCAGCGTTGCCGTCAATTCCTCGGCGGATCAGCCATTGGAAACAGTGGCGTTGCAATTGAAATGGTTTCATCAATTCCAGTTCGCCGGTTATTACGCGGCTGTCGAGCACGGCTACTATGCCGAGGAAGGCTTGCAAGTCACGATACGCGAGCGTGACCCAGCCCAAGATTACATTGAACAAGTTGCGTCCGGGCAAGCCGAATACGGCATCGGCGACTCGGGTATCATCGCCCAGTACGCCAACGGCCGGCCTATCGTGGCCCTGGCGGCCATTTTTCAACACGATGCTTTGGTGTTGTTCAGCAAACAATCTTCCGGCGTCATCAGTCCTTACGAAATGGCTGGCAAACGTATCATGTACGATGTGGGCGGAGAGAATAACGCCCAGGTGCGTGCTTTGTTGGCCGAAGCCAACCTCGACGAAACCCGCTATCAAAAAATTGCCGAGACTTTTAACCACGACGATTTCATCGCCGATAAAGTCGATGTAATGTCCGGTTATATTACCGACCGGCCATTTATCTTCCGCGCCGCTGGCATCCCATTCAACATTATTAATCCGCAAAATTACGGCATCGACTTTTACGGGGACATACTGTTTACCAGCCGTAACGAGTTGCAACAACACGCCGGCCGTAGCGAGCGCTTTCGCCGCGCCAGCCTGAAAGGCTGGCAATACGCGCTCGACCATCCCGAAGA harbors:
- a CDS encoding TetR/AcrR family transcriptional regulator; this encodes MARNLQDHILQTASGLFYSQGIKATGVDAIVKAAGTTKMSLYKYFPSKDDLVLAHLRKSREAIMTRILTGVEARADQPRQKLLAVFAVFDELLSSPEFRGCPFINASAEFAEQANPVQLAAAEFSDEFRQLLTDLAEQAGAAHPDELSKQLAMLISGAIVSEQMRRESGAMRTASAAAEILIENSLAATKA
- a CDS encoding glutathione S-transferase family protein, producing the protein MITLYGVAISNYYNKIKWALMEKEIAFIEELVVPSQNEAVLKRSPLGKVPFIKTNEGYLSESQAILEYLEDAFPENPLYPADPFERGKCREFIQHIELNVELIARRLYSEALFGGSVLQETKDEVRQKVEAGLTGLAKLMKLSPYALGSQFSAADVVAWPHLQLVGFATQKIYGQNLVVEHIPGIEAYIALIESRPYAKQVGNDRAAALAAFFAKK
- the sodB gene encoding superoxide dismutase [Fe]; amino-acid sequence: MSFELPALPYAKDALAPHISEETLEYHYGKHHQTYVTNLNNLVPGTEFESLSLEEIVKKSSGGIFNNAAQVWNHTFYWNSLSPNGGGEPTGGLANAIERTFGSFEKFKEEFTKTAVTTFGSGWAWLVKNDKGGLELVSTSNAGCPLTAGQTPILTCDVWEHAYYIDFRNLRPKYLEAFWALVNWEFASANYEA
- a CDS encoding CYTH domain-containing protein produces the protein MALEVEHKFLLTSGDWRAEIDHSVHYKQGYLSSSPLSSIRVRISDSHAWLNIKSATIGTHRQEFEYEIPLADANSILDDLCHKPLIEKMRHFVYRGQHVWEIDEFMGDNQGLIVAEIELSEVGESFAKPAWLGAEVTEDLRYYNNNLCKYPFKDWKDS
- a CDS encoding tetratricopeptide repeat protein, giving the protein MSKATIVVFLILFSAPLFASELTKAIADLESDWASAYYQSDETRQRQTYPLLLEKAAELTERYPNAAEPKIWQATIIATNAAFQSSLSALSSLEAAKALLEAAIAQNPSALDGAAYVTLGTLYYMVPGWPVSFGDNQLAEQMLKASLKINPNGIDANYFYADYLLQQDRSAEAEEYLHKAIQAPLRKQQVFADSQLQNEARLALANTQQRKSNAGKNKFQSLFTSATAD